One part of the Olleya sp. YS genome encodes these proteins:
- a CDS encoding tetratricopeptide repeat protein, giving the protein MKCFNFFLVLLLILNYQSYSQNQKIIDSLTLSLKIRPNDTLKVGAYGTLHELLMFSDPELALDYANEALVLSKTLNYNKGISSSNLQIGNFYYNKSEVDSAKYYYNKGLKIAKDNAIVISQIFANHSLASIEKDAGNYDLAIDIVMRNIDLYNKEENLKTLHNKIPFNLIGAEYELLSLIHLSKGNNLIALKECLKALDFFKKINDEIRQADALKQLGNIEYALGNYNSSLTYFNEALDIYKKNNDLFYQSSTANQIGLAYIQLKDYKKAETSFKEALAIAKKTESTKDQADSMRGLGKVALYEKQFKDAEDYFQTALEKYQSINFNNDVAKTLSLLSQVAVSNNNWNSSLQYINKSITINENIGATSNLKDNYFQRSILYEQLNNTQSALEDLKKYQVINDSINSKEKTQQIEELRTIYETEKKEQQIQIQKNEIDLLNLKGKTNNLQRLLLALGLLLALIAVYAFYLRNKRNKLAKEAAQAELEFKTKELTTHALHLAKKNEVLNDLKQKAKVLKQDADADPGYQMLIQTINFDLQDDNNWENFSRYFEEVHKDFNSKAQQQFPNITTNDLRLMALLKMNLSSKEIANILNISSDGIKKARQRLRKKMGIDSNQSLEAIVIAI; this is encoded by the coding sequence ATGAAATGCTTTAATTTTTTTCTGGTTTTATTATTAATTTTAAATTATCAATCTTATTCTCAAAATCAAAAAATCATAGATAGTCTTACATTATCATTAAAAATTAGGCCTAATGATACTCTTAAAGTTGGTGCATATGGAACCTTGCATGAATTACTCATGTTTAGTGACCCAGAACTTGCTTTAGACTATGCTAATGAGGCTCTAGTATTATCTAAAACACTTAATTATAATAAAGGTATTTCTTCCAGTAATTTACAAATTGGTAATTTTTATTATAATAAAAGTGAAGTCGACTCGGCAAAATACTACTATAATAAGGGACTTAAAATAGCTAAAGACAATGCGATAGTTATTAGTCAGATATTTGCAAACCATTCTTTAGCTTCTATTGAAAAAGATGCAGGCAATTACGATTTAGCTATTGACATTGTTATGCGAAACATTGACTTATATAATAAGGAAGAAAATTTAAAAACGCTTCATAATAAAATACCATTTAATTTAATAGGAGCAGAATACGAGCTTTTAAGCCTAATCCATTTATCAAAAGGCAATAATCTAATTGCTTTAAAAGAATGTTTAAAAGCTTTAGATTTTTTTAAAAAAATAAACGATGAGATTAGACAAGCTGATGCATTAAAACAATTAGGCAATATTGAATACGCTCTTGGTAATTATAATTCAAGTTTGACCTATTTTAATGAAGCATTAGATATTTATAAAAAAAATAACGATCTATTCTATCAATCCTCTACAGCCAATCAAATAGGTCTTGCTTATATTCAATTAAAGGACTACAAAAAAGCAGAAACATCGTTTAAAGAAGCTTTAGCTATTGCTAAAAAAACAGAGAGTACAAAGGATCAAGCGGATAGTATGCGAGGTTTAGGTAAAGTCGCATTATATGAAAAACAATTTAAAGATGCTGAAGATTATTTTCAAACTGCACTAGAAAAATATCAATCTATAAATTTTAATAATGATGTGGCAAAAACACTTAGCCTATTATCTCAAGTTGCTGTTTCAAATAATAATTGGAATTCTTCATTACAATACATTAATAAATCTATAACAATTAATGAAAACATTGGTGCTACCTCCAATTTAAAAGATAATTACTTTCAAAGATCAATACTCTATGAACAATTAAATAATACACAATCTGCTTTAGAGGATTTAAAAAAATATCAAGTTATAAATGATTCTATAAATAGTAAAGAAAAAACTCAGCAAATAGAGGAGCTGAGAACCATTTATGAAACTGAAAAAAAAGAACAACAAATCCAAATTCAAAAAAACGAAATAGACTTATTAAATTTAAAAGGAAAAACTAATAATTTACAACGCCTTCTTTTAGCTTTAGGTTTATTACTTGCCTTAATTGCTGTGTATGCTTTTTATCTAAGAAACAAACGAAACAAATTAGCAAAAGAAGCTGCTCAAGCTGAGCTAGAATTTAAAACCAAAGAATTAACCACTCATGCTTTACACTTAGCCAAAAAGAATGAAGTCTTAAACGATTTAAAACAAAAAGCTAAAGTATTAAAGCAAGATGCAGATGCCGATCCTGGTTACCAAATGTTGATTCAAACCATAAATTTTGATTTACAAGACGATAATAATTGGGAAAACTTCTCACGTTATTTTGAAGAAGTACACAAAGATTTTAATAGTAAAGCACAACAACAATTTCCAAACATAACGACTAACGATTTACGTTTAATGGCTTTATTAAAAATGAATTTATCCTCTAAAGAAATTGCTAATATTTTAAATATTTCTAGCGATGGTATTAAAAAAGCTAGACAGCGTCTTCGCAAGAAAATGGGAATAGATTCTAATCAATCTTTAGAAGCCATTGTGATAGCTATTTAG
- the guaA gene encoding glutamine-hydrolyzing GMP synthase: MQHDKVLILDFGSQYTQLIARRVRELNIYSEIHPFNKPPQDLDQYKAVILSGSPMSVRSKDAFHPDLSEIRGKKPMLAVCYGAQYLAHFSGGEVAESNTREYGRAKLSFVENNDTFLEGIHEGSQVWMSHSDTIKILPKNGVLLASTHDVQNAAYKIEGETTYAIQFHPEVYHSTDGKQLLENFLVKIANVNPDWTPNAFVQETVDDLKTKLGNDKVVLGLSGGVDSSVAAMLLHKAIGKNLYCIFVNNGLLRKNEFTDVLEQYKGMGLNVKGVDASARFLDALAGKSDPEDKRKAIGRVFIEVFDDEAHRIEDVKWLAQGTIYPDVIESVSATGGPSATIKSHHNVGGLPDFMKLKIVEPLKALFKDEVRRVGASMDMDKTLLGRHPFPGPGLAIRILGDITAEKVRILQEVDAVFINGLRDAGLYDKVWQAGAILLPVNSVGVMGDERTYEKCVALRAVESTDGMTADWVNLPYEFLQKTSNDIINKVKGVNRVVYDISSKPPATIEWE; encoded by the coding sequence ATGCAACACGACAAAGTACTTATCTTAGATTTCGGATCGCAATACACTCAACTTATTGCGCGTAGAGTTAGAGAGCTTAACATCTATTCTGAAATCCACCCCTTTAACAAACCACCACAAGATTTAGACCAATACAAAGCGGTTATATTATCTGGTAGCCCAATGTCGGTTAGGTCAAAAGATGCTTTTCATCCAGATTTATCAGAAATTAGAGGTAAAAAGCCCATGCTTGCAGTATGTTATGGTGCACAGTATTTAGCCCATTTTTCAGGTGGTGAAGTTGCAGAATCAAATACTCGTGAATACGGTCGTGCAAAATTGAGTTTTGTAGAAAACAACGACACTTTTTTAGAAGGCATCCATGAAGGAAGTCAGGTTTGGATGAGTCATAGTGACACCATTAAAATATTACCAAAAAATGGAGTCCTATTGGCAAGCACACACGATGTACAAAATGCAGCCTATAAAATAGAAGGCGAAACCACTTATGCCATCCAGTTTCATCCAGAAGTGTATCACAGTACAGATGGTAAACAATTGCTAGAAAATTTCTTAGTCAAAATTGCAAATGTTAATCCAGATTGGACACCAAATGCATTTGTACAAGAAACGGTAGACGATTTAAAAACTAAATTAGGCAACGATAAAGTAGTCCTTGGATTGTCAGGAGGTGTAGACAGTTCTGTAGCAGCCATGCTATTACATAAAGCCATCGGAAAAAACTTATATTGCATATTCGTAAATAACGGATTATTACGTAAAAACGAATTTACAGACGTCCTTGAGCAATACAAAGGTATGGGCTTAAACGTTAAAGGTGTAGACGCTTCGGCACGCTTTTTGGATGCACTAGCAGGAAAGAGCGATCCGGAAGACAAACGTAAAGCAATAGGTCGCGTATTTATTGAGGTGTTTGATGATGAAGCGCATAGAATAGAAGATGTAAAATGGTTAGCACAAGGCACGATTTATCCAGATGTTATAGAAAGCGTAAGCGCTACTGGAGGACCAAGTGCAACTATAAAAAGTCATCATAATGTAGGTGGTTTACCAGACTTTATGAAACTTAAAATAGTAGAGCCATTAAAAGCGCTATTTAAAGATGAAGTCAGACGTGTTGGTGCTTCTATGGACATGGATAAAACCCTTTTAGGTCGTCATCCGTTTCCAGGTCCTGGTTTAGCCATCAGGATATTAGGAGATATCACAGCCGAAAAAGTACGGATCCTACAAGAAGTAGATGCTGTATTTATAAACGGATTACGTGATGCAGGATTGTACGACAAGGTCTGGCAAGCAGGAGCTATTTTACTACCAGTAAATAGCGTAGGTGTTATGGGAGATGAGCGTACTTACGAAAAATGCGTCGCATTAAGAGCAGTAGAAAGTACCGATGGTATGACAGCAGATTGGGTAAATTTACCTTACGAGTTTTTACAAAAAACAAGTAACGATATAATAAACAAAGTAAAAGGCGTTAATAGAGTAGTATACGACATTAGTAGTAAACCACCAGCAACCATAGAGTGGGAATAA
- a CDS encoding LysM peptidoglycan-binding domain-containing protein, with product MRKLIYILSLVVVFGCASAKAQNYKTHKVKAGETIEQIATRYNVSKSQIYALNPDARKEIKPNSVLIIPKENTVATTSPSTKITRILDGFKTHKVRRKETLYSLSKKYDVKQEDIKKHNPQLYANNLRKGDKIKIPIYKTITEQVVVKPTTKTYTVKPKEGKWRIAYQYGITVQELEDLNPNMAEVLQPGDVVNVPNLDKEDVKQIDEQYSYYTVLPAEGFYRLKLKTGLTQEQLEQLNPGLETTGLKEGMVLKIPFNATLTGQNSEIEGGLVSGDTITTSDLSTRISDRSTKHIAIMLPFKLNKIDSDSIYDAKQLIRTDPYISTSLDFYSGVKIALDSLASLGINLKVDVYDTENRESRVASLVRSNTFDDVDVVIGPVMPKLFNTAAAALKSKNIPLVSPITKTVNLGDNVFQSRPAEKLLKDKIVNYFKTDSTSHFIIVSDMKNKATSDLLKRTFPKASVVMSRKVAKTGADAYYILDQDIVNVLKPGKNVVFLETANAGFVSNVSSILNSKIDATTSVILATTDKTKAFEDDEVRNTHLSNLSFTYASINKSFSEDESNSFNKRYMALYKESPNPYAVRGFDLTMDVVLRLVTSEDLYLSVNESPLTSYVENKFAYKKKLFGGYYNDTVYLVKYQDLKIVEIKQ from the coding sequence ATGAGAAAATTAATATACATTTTATCACTAGTCGTCGTATTCGGCTGTGCTTCCGCGAAAGCGCAAAACTACAAAACCCATAAAGTAAAAGCAGGTGAAACCATAGAGCAAATTGCTACTAGATATAACGTTTCAAAATCTCAGATTTATGCACTAAATCCAGATGCCAGAAAAGAAATTAAACCAAATTCGGTGTTAATTATTCCAAAGGAAAATACAGTTGCAACTACCTCACCTAGTACCAAAATTACCCGAATACTAGATGGTTTTAAAACGCATAAAGTAAGACGTAAAGAAACTCTTTACAGTTTATCAAAAAAATATGATGTTAAGCAAGAGGATATCAAAAAGCACAACCCACAATTATACGCTAATAATTTACGTAAAGGCGATAAAATAAAAATCCCTATTTACAAAACGATAACAGAACAGGTTGTGGTAAAACCAACTACTAAAACCTACACAGTCAAGCCAAAAGAAGGTAAATGGCGTATTGCGTATCAATACGGAATTACAGTTCAAGAGTTAGAAGATTTGAACCCAAATATGGCTGAGGTCTTACAACCAGGTGACGTTGTTAATGTGCCTAATTTAGATAAGGAAGACGTAAAGCAAATAGATGAGCAATACAGTTATTACACTGTTTTACCAGCAGAAGGATTTTACAGATTAAAACTTAAAACTGGATTAACCCAAGAACAATTAGAGCAATTAAATCCTGGATTAGAAACAACTGGTTTAAAAGAAGGTATGGTATTAAAAATCCCGTTTAATGCTACATTAACTGGTCAAAACTCTGAGATTGAAGGAGGTTTGGTCTCAGGTGACACAATCACTACTTCAGATTTATCAACCAGAATTTCAGATAGAAGTACTAAGCATATTGCTATTATGTTGCCTTTCAAGCTAAATAAAATTGATTCAGATTCTATATACGATGCAAAACAATTAATTAGAACTGACCCTTACATAAGTACGTCTTTAGATTTTTACTCAGGTGTTAAAATTGCATTAGATAGCTTAGCGTCTTTAGGAATTAATTTAAAAGTAGATGTATACGATACAGAAAACAGAGAGAGTAGAGTTGCATCTTTAGTGCGTTCTAATACTTTTGATGATGTCGATGTTGTTATTGGGCCTGTTATGCCAAAATTATTCAATACAGCAGCAGCAGCTTTAAAAAGTAAAAATATTCCGTTAGTATCACCAATTACTAAAACAGTAAATTTAGGCGATAATGTATTTCAATCTAGACCAGCAGAAAAACTGCTTAAAGATAAAATTGTAAACTATTTTAAAACAGATAGCACCTCGCACTTTATTATTGTCTCAGACATGAAAAATAAAGCAACTTCAGATTTACTCAAAAGAACATTTCCTAAAGCCTCTGTGGTGATGTCAAGAAAAGTAGCTAAAACAGGTGCTGATGCCTATTACATTTTAGATCAAGATATAGTTAATGTTCTGAAACCAGGTAAAAACGTCGTGTTTTTAGAGACTGCCAACGCTGGATTTGTGTCCAATGTGTCTAGTATATTAAATTCTAAAATTGATGCTACAACATCAGTAATTTTAGCAACAACAGATAAAACTAAAGCTTTTGAGGATGATGAGGTTAGAAACACCCATTTATCTAATTTAAGTTTTACCTATGCATCCATCAACAAATCGTTTAGCGAGGACGAAAGTAACAGCTTTAATAAACGTTATATGGCTTTATACAAAGAGTCGCCTAACCCATACGCTGTAAGAGGATTTGATTTAACAATGGATGTGGTATTACGTTTAGTGACCTCAGAAGACTTATACCTTTCTGTTAACGAGTCGCCACTAACCAGTTATGTAGAAAATAAATTTGCATACAAAAAGAAATTGTTTGGTGGTTATTATAACGATACGGTATATTTAGTCAAGTACCAAGATTTAAAAATTGTTGAGATAAAACAATAA